One Curtobacterium sp. MCLR17_007 DNA window includes the following coding sequences:
- the manD gene encoding D-mannonate dehydratase ManD, whose protein sequence is MTDTGTTNPAAPVPGAVDDRAADTTSGRPDTWPSADRGQLIDKAEVIVTSPDRNFVTLKVTTADGVTGLGDATLNGRELGVASYLSEHVVPLLIGRDASRIEDAWQFLYRSSYWRRGPVTMAAIAAVDMALWDIKAKVAGMPLYQLLGGASRTGLMAYGHASGKELPELFDSIRAHQEEGYRSIRVQTGVPGLESIYGIASNATTEGNSGVRYDFEPAQRGAFPAMEDWDTRAYLRHVPTVFEAVRNEFGPELPLLHDGHHRMTPLQAAKLGKSLEPYDLFWLEDCTPAENQEALKLVRQHTTTPLAIGEVFNTIWDFKDIIRDQLIDYVRGAVTHMGGVTPLKKTMDYAAMYQIKSGFHGPTDISPVGLAAQMHLGMAIHNFGIQEYMQHGDRTNQVFQQTFTFTDGYLHPGDEPGLGVSLDVDEAGKYPYEQAYLPFNRLADGTVHDW, encoded by the coding sequence ATGACCGACACCGGCACGACCAACCCCGCCGCGCCCGTCCCCGGCGCCGTCGACGACCGCGCTGCCGACACGACCTCGGGCCGTCCCGACACGTGGCCGTCCGCCGACCGCGGGCAACTGATCGACAAGGCCGAGGTCATCGTGACGAGCCCGGACCGCAACTTCGTGACGCTGAAGGTGACCACGGCCGACGGGGTCACCGGTCTCGGCGACGCGACCCTGAACGGCCGCGAACTGGGCGTCGCGTCGTACCTGTCGGAGCACGTCGTCCCGCTGCTGATCGGTCGCGACGCCAGCCGGATCGAGGACGCCTGGCAGTTCCTCTACCGCTCGTCGTACTGGCGTCGCGGCCCGGTCACGATGGCCGCGATCGCCGCCGTGGACATGGCGCTCTGGGACATCAAGGCGAAGGTCGCCGGGATGCCCCTGTACCAGCTGCTCGGCGGTGCGTCACGCACGGGGCTGATGGCCTACGGACACGCCTCCGGCAAGGAGCTGCCCGAGCTCTTCGACTCGATCCGTGCGCACCAGGAAGAGGGCTACCGCTCCATCCGCGTGCAGACGGGCGTGCCCGGGCTCGAGTCCATCTACGGCATTGCGTCGAACGCGACGACCGAGGGCAACAGCGGCGTCCGCTACGACTTCGAGCCGGCGCAGCGCGGTGCCTTCCCGGCGATGGAGGACTGGGACACCCGCGCGTACCTCCGGCACGTACCCACCGTGTTCGAAGCCGTCCGCAACGAGTTCGGCCCCGAGCTGCCCCTGCTGCACGACGGCCACCACCGGATGACCCCGCTGCAGGCCGCGAAGCTCGGCAAGTCGCTCGAGCCGTACGACCTGTTCTGGCTCGAGGACTGCACCCCGGCCGAGAACCAAGAGGCGCTCAAGCTCGTCCGGCAGCACACCACGACACCCCTGGCGATCGGCGAGGTCTTCAACACGATCTGGGACTTCAAGGACATCATCCGCGACCAGCTCATCGACTACGTCCGCGGTGCCGTCACGCACATGGGTGGCGTGACCCCGCTCAAGAAGACGATGGACTACGCGGCGATGTACCAGATCAAGTCCGGGTTCCACGGGCCGACCGACATCTCGCCGGTCGGGCTCGCGGCGCAGATGCACCTCGGGATGGCGATCCACAACTTCGGCATCCAGGAGTACATGCAGCACGGCGACCGCACCAACCAGGTCTTCCAGCAGACCTTCACGTTCACCG
- a CDS encoding mannitol dehydrogenase family protein yields MTDRRSGVVHLGVGAFARAHLAWYTQHATGDPWGITAFTGRSPDMADALTAQGCRYTLVTRAADGDTAQVIDAVVAAHPGSDVDAFARALASPHTTIVTLTVTEQGYRSGSDVPARLVAGLDARRRAGAGRIALVSLDNLTHNGEVLRRAVLDATTDDDLRAWIEATVVFPSSMVDRITPATTADDVAGLGELPGALPQDRVPVVTEPFAEWVLQDVFDGIDRPAWETAGVRLVDDVTPYEQRKLWLLNGSHSLLAYLGLLLGHETVAQAMADDVCRSAVEQLWDEAAVELPLPATEIAEARAALVDRFANPRIRHTLAQIASSGSQKLPVRVVDVLRHRLGRDPAAGVGPGAATLIAAWWLHQTEQPGLVNDPGAPGAGSDVHDVLGVIAPDLDTTPVVAAVTAAADRIRAARARSSEGVPA; encoded by the coding sequence ACCTCGGGGTGGGGGCGTTCGCGCGCGCCCACCTCGCCTGGTACACCCAGCACGCGACGGGCGATCCGTGGGGCATCACGGCGTTCACCGGGCGCTCCCCGGACATGGCCGACGCGCTCACGGCGCAGGGCTGCCGGTACACGCTGGTGACCCGGGCAGCGGACGGCGACACCGCCCAGGTGATCGACGCCGTCGTCGCGGCGCACCCGGGCAGCGACGTCGACGCCTTCGCCCGAGCACTCGCCTCGCCGCACACGACCATCGTCACGCTCACCGTCACCGAGCAGGGGTACCGGTCGGGGTCCGACGTCCCCGCGCGTCTGGTCGCCGGACTCGACGCGCGGCGCCGGGCTGGCGCGGGGCGGATCGCCCTGGTCAGCCTCGACAACCTGACCCACAACGGCGAGGTCCTCCGTCGGGCCGTGCTCGACGCCACGACCGACGACGACCTCCGCGCGTGGATCGAGGCGACCGTCGTGTTCCCGAGCTCGATGGTCGACCGGATCACCCCGGCGACCACGGCCGACGACGTCGCCGGACTGGGCGAGCTCCCCGGCGCGCTGCCGCAGGACCGCGTCCCCGTCGTCACCGAACCCTTCGCCGAGTGGGTGCTGCAGGACGTGTTCGACGGCATCGACCGTCCGGCGTGGGAGACGGCGGGCGTCCGCCTGGTCGACGACGTCACGCCGTACGAGCAGCGGAAGCTCTGGCTGCTCAACGGATCCCACTCGCTGCTGGCCTACCTCGGACTGCTGCTCGGGCACGAGACCGTGGCGCAGGCGATGGCTGACGACGTGTGCCGCAGCGCGGTCGAGCAGCTCTGGGACGAAGCCGCCGTCGAGCTCCCGCTGCCGGCGACCGAGATCGCCGAGGCCCGCGCCGCGCTCGTCGACCGCTTCGCCAACCCCCGCATCCGGCACACCCTGGCGCAGATCGCCTCGAGCGGCTCGCAGAAGCTGCCGGTCCGCGTGGTCGACGTGCTGCGGCACCGCCTCGGCCGCGACCCTGCGGCCGGCGTCGGCCCCGGAGCCGCGACCCTGATCGCCGCGTGGTGGCTGCACCAGACCGAGCAACCCGGGCTCGTGAACGACCCCGGCGCACCCGGTGCAGGCTCGGACGTGCACGACGTCCTCGGCGTGATCGCCCCCGACCTCGACACCACCCCCGTGGTCGCGGCCGTCACCGCCGCCGCCGACCGCATCCGCGCAGCCCGCGCTCGCTCGTCCGAAGGAGTACCAGCATGA